The bacterium DNA segment CGAAATCAGCGATCGATCCTGTTCACTATCCGGTCTGCTGATTCCGGGTGTCAGGGCGATTTCTCCCCCAGTGACCTTCCGATCCGGTCAGTAAGGTCTCTGATACGGACTTTGAGCTCTTCTGACTCCTCTAAAAGGGTCATCAGCTCATCGGCGATATTCAGGGACGCGAGGATGGCGATCCTCGAAGTGGAGACCGTTTCCGTGACCTGGGAGATCTCCCTCATCTTTCGGTCGACAAATTCGGCAACCCTGCGGACGTAATCGGGATCCTTGTCGCCGCGGACCGTGTATACCTTCCCGAAGATCTCGACATCGACCCTGCCTGGCATGCTTCCCTCCGGCTCCTCACCCATCATTAAAGGGACTTGAGCCTCTTGATGGCCCTGCGGATCAGTTCAGCCGCTTCCTCGTTGTCACCACCAGACGGACCCGGCGAACGCCTCCCGGACCCAGGGGGACTTTTCTTTCGCGCGTCCTCCCGGTCGAGGAGCCTGATGACCGCCTTTTCCAGCTCTTCGAACGCCTTGAGCATCCTGCCTCCGAAACATCCTACGGATATCGGGTCATTGGTGACACCATAGCCGGCAAGCACTTGACGGACTCACAAGAACTCTCCAGGAAATTTTTTAAAGATCACCAAACAATTTGAATAAAATAAGGTATTTCAAGGAGTTCTGTCAAGGTGCTAAGAAAAAGGTTCAGGAGGACCTTCGGCCGGCGCGAATATGCCGACCTGTCCTCATGAACCTTTAGTTTACGGTTCACGGTTTACAGTTCACAGTGCCAAACCTGAAAAACAAAAAAAGCCCGTGGGGGCATGTGTTTCAGTTAAGCATTAGCGACTGACTGTCAACGGTTCACTGTGTACTGTTAACCACAAAACCTTTCAGGTTTCGTTCTTCCCTCAGTTTTTTCAGGACCCGTCCGGCCTCCTTCTCACCCCCGTACGGCCCGATCCTGACCCGGTACCAGACGCCGCGGTCGCCGAGATCGGCTCTTACGACGGTCCCTGCATAGCCCTCACCGCCAAGGCTCTCGAGGAGCCTGGAGGCGGCCTCTCTCTTTCCGTAGGAAGCGACCTGGAGCATGATGGCCCCACTCCTGGCCACTGCTGCGGAAGTCTCAACAGCAGGAGCAGGAGTAGACGTAGAAATTGGAGGAGAGGCAGTGCCGGGCGCTTCCGTTGCAGGAGGATCCCGCTTTGCCGGTGTATGCTCCCGCTGTTCGGTCAGAGTCGTGTAGAAAGTCACCGGAGCCTGGCTGTCCACACCCGGCCTGCCGCTCGGGGCGGTGACCCCCTGGTCGGCCGCGGGGGGCGACTGGACCGTCTCCGGTTTTTCCATGGCCTTGCGATACCCGTAGAGATACCCGGCAAGTCCGCTTCCGGCCGCGAGGAGCACAACGATGCTGACCGCAAGGCTGAACTGCAGCGGGGTCAGGCGAACGAGCTCCCGCGGCTGGGTGGACCTGCGAGCCATCCTCACATCCTCTCGGGCGCCGCCACGCCCAGCAGGGCCAGGGCAGTTGCGACAGCGGTCCTCACACCCAGGACCAGGCTCAGCCGGGCCGAGGTGACGGCGGCGTCATCAGTAAGGACCTTGTGGTGATAATAGTAGTTGTGCAGGGTCGTCGCGATATCACGAAGGTAGTTGGTGATCCTGTGAGGTTCCATGGACAACGCCGCTCCTTCCACGACGTCGGGTAGTGCGGCCATGTGGCGGATGAGCTCCTTTTCCTCCGGCAGGTCCAGAAGGCCGAACTCGACGGTTTCAGGATCGGGCATCGGGATCCCCTGCTCGGCGGCGTTCCTCAGGATACTGCAGATCCTGGCATGGGCATACTGCACATAGTAGACCGGGTTGTCGTTGCTCCTCTCCTTGGCGAGATCCAGATCGAACTCCAGCTGGCTGTCGGCCTTGCGGGTCAGGAAGATGAACCGGGCAGCATCCCTGCCAACCTCGTCGCGGACTTCCCTCAACGTCACGAACTGACCGCCCCTCGTGCTCATGGCAACCGGCTGGCCCTTTCTGACCAAGCTGACAAGCTGGACCAGCACGATCTGCAGATCTTCCATGTCCCGGCCAAGAGCGGCCACCGCCGCTTTCATCCTGGCGACATACCCGTGGTGATCGGCGCCCCAGACGTTGACCACCCGGTCGAAACCACGCTCATACTTGTCCCTGTGGTAAGCCACGTCGGAAGCGAAATAGGTCAGGGAGCCATCGCTCTTGACCAGGACCCGGTCCTTGTCGTCATCCCTGTCGGTGGAGCGGAACCACAGGGCCCCGTCCTCCCTGTAAAGTCCCCCCCTTTTTTCCATGTCCTCGAGGGTCTGCTGCACGAGGCCGCGGTCATAAAGGTCCTTTTCCGAGAACCAGACGTCGAACACGACCCCGAACTGTTCCAGGTCATCCCGGATATCGTCCAGGATCCAGGACGCGGCCTTGACCGCGATCCCTTCCACCGCCCGGGCCGTTTCCATCTCCAGGTAACGGTCCCCTTCCTCCTCCCTCAGCTTAGCGGCGATGTCCCGCACGTACTCTCCCTTGTAACCCTCTTCCGGAAAGGGGGCATCCACACCGCAAAGCTCCAGGTAGCGGGCGTGGACCGAGACTCCGAGGGTGCGGATCTGGTTACCGCCGTCGTTGATGTAGTATTCCCTCTCGACGTCGTAACCGGCGCACTGAAGGATGTTGGCCAGCGCGTCGCCCAGGGCCGCACCCCTTCCGTGACCGACGTGGAGAGGGCCTGTGGGGTTGGCGCTCACAAACTCCACCTGGACCTTCTGTCCCTTGCCGATATCCGAACGGGCGAATCGGGCTCCGTCGGTGAGAACCCCTTTCAGGACGTAGGACCAGTACCCGGGTGTCATCGTCAGGTTGATAAAGCCCGGACCCGCTACCGACACCTCGGCGATAAAACCCGCATCGTCGGCCTGTGAAACCCTCATGGCGATCTTCCCTGCCAGTTGCCGGGGGTTCTCTCCCTGCCTGGAAGCTAGGACCATGGCCACGTTTGTGGCGTAATCGCCGAACTTCCGGTCCCTCGTCATCTCGATGATCGGTATGGGTATTTTGGCCTGGATCTCTCCCTCACCGGCGGCCATCTCAAGTGCGTCCCTGACGATACGGCTCAGTGTTCCCTTCAAAGGTCATCCTCCATGTTGATAACGGCTTCCATGGGGTTATCGGAAAGGAGCCTTTTTGCGGCACCAGGTCCGCCCATGGCGCAGAGCTCTTTCATTCCACTGCCGATCCAGTCCAGCTGTTCCTCACCGTGCAGATCGGAGGCAAGGGCCCAGTACAGATCCTTTTCCAGCAACTCGCGGGCCCGCCTGCGGACCTGCTGGCCGTACATCCCGGACAGGCTTCCCAGGTTGCCCACGAGCCTGACGCGGGCAACGACGAGATCATTGAGCCCACCCATGTCACGGCAGAGTTCATTGTTCCTTTCCGGGTGAACCAGGCAGACGGCTCCAGGGATCGTTCCCAGCAGCCCCGGCAGGTTCCTTGGGACTCCCCAGAAACCGATGTCCACGAGGACCGGGCCGGTTTTTCCCGGCCTGTTTAGGACCCTCTCGACCAGGGCCTCGTCCAGGTCGAACTCCATCCCGGCATAAAGCTTCACCTCCAGCCCCCTCGCCGAGACTCTCCCCCTGATATCCTCAACCGCCCGGTGTACGATCCCGGCCTCCAGCCCTTCCCAGGAATAAAGGCGATGGTGGGGGGTGGTGAACACGTGGGAAAAACCCAGCTTCTCAAGGCCCTCCAGCATCCTCAGGGATTGTTCGGCATCCCCGGCGCCGTCGTCGAGACCGGGGAGGATGTGGGTGTGCAAATCAACAAGATTTGGCAACGTGTCTCCGTTTCAGGATTATTTATTGAAAATTACGAATTGAGAATTGAAAATTGTCATCGTTGGAACTGATACCATGGAAATGTAGCGCAAAACACACAAATCCGGAACGCTCGTTATACTACTCTCAATCCGTAACTCTCAATCCTCAATCCGCTTGTTTCCACCAATAAACAAGCCGCCTTGTGGCGGCTTGTGTATTGGTGGAGCGGGCAACGGGAATCGAACCCGCGACTTTCAGCTTGGGAAGCTGACACTCTACCAGCTGAGTTATGCCCGCGAAGGAAAAAATAATAGTCAATGGAAACAACTTTGTAAAGAACATCCAGAACCCGAAATCCGCGATTGGTTTTGGCCGGCCTCCGGTCGGGGCATCGGAGATGCCGTTTTCCAGGTCCGGGTCCGAAGAACGTGTCCGGACAGTGTCAGAAACTTTTCATCGACGCCCCAAACCCCGGACGGAGGAGCCCAAACCGGCGGATTTCAGGTATGGTTCCCCCTCCGGAACACGTGACCCGACCCTTTTAGTCACGCCACCTGCGTGATTACGCAATCGTGATGTCACGGCTTTCCGACACGCTGCTAGACACCGGAACTGGATTGCAGATCCAGTTCCTTGCCCATCACCACCGCGTCTTCACCGTCGCTGTAATACCCCCGCCGGCCGCCAAGGGTCTCAAAACCCAGCTTGCCGTACAGTCCCCTGGCCGCGGTGTTGCCGACCCTCACCTCGAGTTGACACCATCGCCCTCCGTGGCTGCGCACCTCCTCCAGCACGTGCTCCAGCAAGACCCGGGCGACCCCTCGCCCCCGCATGTCGGGGTGAACCGCCACATCGGTTATGTGGATCTCGTCAGCGACAAGCCACGCCGTCACGAAGCCGGCTATCCGCGGTCCTTCGGGGCCGCCCCCTCCATGATCGCCGTTGGCAAATTCAGCCACATAACAACGGGAGACATGGGAACGGGAAAGTTCCGCCTGGAACTGTTCGCGGGACCACGGATGGTTGAAGGAATTTCCTTCGATAACGACGACCTGGTCAAGGTCGGCTGTCCCCATGGGCCTTATCTGAAGGGCGCGTGAGACCGGGGATCGGCTCTCAGGGGCCATTGTCGCGGGTCCCTGAGCCTGTGATCACTGTTCCAGGCGACGGTGGACGCGCATCCGGCAGCCGGACATAGGACGGGACGACGGCGGCCGCATCCACGGTCATACCCAGATCGACCATGACGGCGGCGATGGCAAGGATATCCTCTGCCAGGGGGACACGGTCCGTTTCGCCATCGGCCGCAAGGGAGGACCCGATACCCTTATCCAGAAGGTATCTGACCCCGGTCCCTGCCAGGTGTGCTCCCCTTTCCCCTGCCTCGGCGATCCACCTTTCCATCTCCTCGATGGGGACAAGATCGATCTCACCTTTCCGGACCGGTAGTCCATGTTCGTCCAGCCGCGGGTAGCAGGCCGCGTAAACCTCCCCTTTCCGGGCATCTGAAACAACCATGGCCGGGACACCCATCCTGAGCAGGGGGAGCGCCGCCGCGTCAAGGGAAACCACGGGGACCATGGGCAGGCCCGCCGCCGCCGACCAGCCTTTCAGGGTGGCAAGCCCCACCCGCAGACCGGTAAATGCTCCCGGTCCGATGCCGACAGCGACAGCCTGGACATCCTCCCGGGACAGCCCGGCTGCCGCGAGGGCTCTCTGGATCCCGGGCAGGAGGGTCTGGCTGTGGGGCAGTGCAGGGTCCAGTTCGACGGCGTGGACCGTGCCGTCTGAGCCGCTCACCGCGACGCTGCCGCTGGTGGTGGAGGTATCCGCGGCAAGGATGATCACGGTACGCTACCCGGAGGGGAGGTTTTCAGCCGGATTTCTCCCCGCCCCTGGGAACCCGAGATAACCAGGTTGATCTGCCCGTCGGCCGGTTCGCGGACGGCGGGGTCCATGGGGAAACAGAGGATGTACAGTTTGGACCAGGAAAGGTCCCATTTCAGGAACCTCATGTAGACACTGTATTCATCCTCATCCACGCCAAGGCAGGTACCCCTGGTAACGGTCCCGTCCGGGTCCTCGAGGTAAGTCACCCAGATGGACTCTTCGCCGGCGAGGTCATTGAGCTCATCGCCGGGGGTGTAGAACCCCAGCAGGACCTTGAAAGTCCCCTTGTCCCCCACCAGACGTTCTTCCAGCTCCCGTCGTTCATCGGGACTCAAAAGCTTGGACCGGGATTCGAACTCAACCACCGATTCCAGGATGTCCCCGGAGAGGTAGACAGCCCTCGCCGTGAACACGGTCTTGAACTCCCGGTACACTTCCACCCGGCCGGAATGCCATTTCATCAGCTTCCGGATACGGTTCTCGTCAGGTGTGGCCTGCCCCACTCCTAAGTTCGGGAGCGGGTTCATGGACCGGCACCCCGACAAGAGTACAATCAGCGCGAGAAGGACTAAAAGAACCGGGCCCCGCTGCCTCCCCGCACGGTTGGGCGTTCTGCTGGAAATTCCGGCGTCACTCATCATCGGCCCCTCCCGAGTAAAGCCCTGGCGGGATACCAAGTCCATCCGCCGAGAGCAGCCTGCCCCTGATCTCCACGTACTGGTCCTCCCTGCGGTCCCTGAAGAAAGCCCATTCCTGCCTGGTCCTGGGGATCTCGTCCAGGTCGATGGTTGATATGTGGACTGAATCCCTCGCCCCTGCCGGTTTGTGGACGAGCTCGCCATGGGGATTCATGCAGAAGCTCTTCCCGTAAAAAGTCTGTTTTTCCTCGCGTCCGACACGGTTGACCCTCAGGAAGAAAAGTCCGTTTGCCAGGGCGTTTCCGGCCATCATCCGTTCCCAGCGGTCGTGACTGGCGTGGGCGTTGGCAGTGGGAACGACGATGAGCTGGGCCCCCTTGAGAGCCAGGATCCTTGAACCTTCCGGGAAGAAGATATCCCAGCTTATCTGGACTCCGACCCTGCCGATCCGCGTGTCGAATACCGGGAACCCCTTGTCCCCCGGGAGAAAGTAGAACTTCTCCTGCCAGCCCGTCACGTTGGGGATGTGGATCTTCCGGTAGATACCCAGCAATTTCCCGCCGGCGTCGATAACAGCCGTGCTGTTGAAATATCGGCCCTTGCCGGCCATCTCGAAGAAAGGGTAGACGATGACAACGTCGTTTTGGGCGGCGAAAAGGCACAATCGCTCGGTGGCCGGCCCGGGGACCGCCTCGGCGAGCTCGAAGTTCCCCTGTCTCATCCTGTTGGGAAACCAGCGCGTCGTGCAGAGTTCGGGGAAAGCGATGAGCCCCGCTCCCCGTTCCACGGCGAGAGCGGCCAGTTCGAGGGCCTTTCCCAGGCTGGTTTCCGGGTCCTCTTTAGCCGCGAACTGGATCCCGGCGATCTTGGTCATGATCGGACCTCCCCCGCCACTTCCGCCTCTTCGGCTCCGGTGTACGGGTTTCTCCTGGCGGCAGCGCCCTCGATCTCCATGTAGCTGACGACCCGGTTGCGACCGCTTTCCTTGGCATGGTACAGCGCCTGGTCGGCCCGCCCGAGGAACTCCCGCTTGGTTGTGGTGTCATCCTTGCGAAGAACGCTGAACCCGAAGCTGGCCGTAACGGAAAGCTGTCCGGCAGCGGTGGCGAACGGCCTGGAAGCGATGGCTTCGCGCATCTTCTCGGCGATGGACCGGGCGTTATGTTCATCAACGCTGTCGAGGACCACGGTGAACTCCTCACCCCCGTACCTGGCAACCGCGTCGTTCTTTCTCACCAGGGCCTTGAGCCGGGCAGCCAGTTCCACCAGGACCTCGTCACCCACGGGATGGCCATAGGTGTCGTTGACGGTCTTGAACTTGTCGGCGTCCACCATGAGCACGGCCATGGACTGCCCATAGCGGCTCATGCTGTTTATCTTGCCGTCGAGGATGATCTGGAAGGTCCTGTGGTTGAGAAGGCCGGTCAACCCGTCGGTCCTGGACAGGTTGTCCACCTTCCGGTGCTGGAGGGCGTTGTCCAGCGCCGGCGCCATCATTCCCGCGAGGGTCCTCAGGTCCTCCACCTCTTCCCGCCTGAAGACATCAGCCTTGCGGGATACGGCCGCGATGGCTGCCTTGAGAGATGTTTTGCCGTCCTCTTTCCCCATGTAACAGGGAATGGCGGCAAAGGAGGTGATGCGATCCAGTTTTTCTCCCCTGAGGAAAAAAGGGGACTTCCTGGCCTGCTTGTAATGGATGAGGATCTCGGCCTGGCTGGATCCGTTCGGATTGGGACCGCTCCCCATCTCGGCAAAACGGCGGAGGAGGAGCCCCATCTGGCTGGGTTCGTCCCGGAAGATCTTCGCGTCCTTGAGCCCGCCGACCAGTTCTCCGGAAGAAGCCGCCACGGACAGAGCCCTGTCTTCGTCATCGTAGAGCAGGACCGCCGCCCCGCTGCACTCGGGCAGCGCCTCCAGCATGGCCTTTAACGCCTCCTCGGCCAGGTCCTCGGGCTTTAACGACCTGGTCAGGTTCCGCGCATACCGGGCAATGGCGTCCTTTACCGACATGTCGGTGGTCATGCGGTGCAGAAGACCGGCCGTTCTCATCGCCTTGAAGACAAGGGCCCCGAACTCCTCCAGCCGTTTCGAGGTGACCGCGTCGAGGGACAGCTTGTTAACGGTCTCACTGTCGAAATAAAGCACGCATCGGATCTTCCCCTGGCCTTCGCCGTCCCCGGCATCCTGTGCCCAGTCCTTGTCGTAAAGGACCTTGACGAGGAAAGAGCCGACCTCGGTCTTGTCGGAATAAAGCCCGAGGGAACGTCCCGCGGACCGGGCATCGGAAACGCACAGGACCCCGCCGCGCTGAACGGCGATGTGGATAAAGCCCTTGTCGGAGGGGACCAGCTCCTCGACGATCTTCACGCCGCGATGGACGGCAGCCCGCATCCTGTAGTAGCCCGTTTCCGCCGGGACGAGGAGGATGCCGGTCCTGGCGCCGAAGAACCGGCACCCCAGGATGAGCAGCTTCTGGAGGAGATCGTCCTCGTCCAGGGCGGCGGCGGCGGCAGCCTCCTCACCCCTGATCCGGTCAAGGGTCTTCCCCCTGTCATCCTGTTGAACCCGTTTCATCACATCCTCTGCATCGCTCTTCATCCGGTTAAATTGGGACCGGGAGGAGAGGATCGTCCTTTGATCCCTGGACATCCTGAACCCGAGGATAACGCTGTATGCGAGGAAAGCCGCCGCCCACAGCGCCATCTCCATCTCCCTCAGGAACGCATACCGTCCGGCTGCCGCCACGGCCGGGACGAGGGCCGGGAGCCAGAGGACCGACCGTCTGCAGGCGAAATCGGTGAGGGGGAAGAACAGGAAAAGGACCAGGGGAACCAGCGGCCAGCGGTGGACCCCGAACTGGACGCCGGCACCGAGCATCAGGAAGACGCCGGCCTGGACGCGCAGGTCGGCCAGGGCGATCCGAAGCGGTTTTCCGTCCAGTTTCCCGGCCGCCACGGCAAGGACCATCCCCGCGAAAACCAGGGACAGCTGGATCCCCAGGTACATGGAAGCGGGCAGCTGCCCTTCTCCGGTCACCGGCAGCAGCAGGGAGACCAGGGCGAGAACGGGAAGTAAAAGGCTCAGGTGCCCGACCACCGCTCGGTTGACAGTGAAATTCATCGCGGCCCGCTTCCGGGACCTTCGGTCAGGACTTCGGGCAGGATATAGATGGTCTCTCCCTCACGAGCCATTCCCAGCTCGGTGCGGGCCAGTGTTTCAATTGTAGCCTGGTCATCCCTTAGCAGGCTGATCTCTTCGGCGAGGTCAGCGTTGCCCTTTGTCAGCTCGCTGACCCGGCGGCGCAGTTCGTCCCGCTCGGACCCCATGGCATTGAGCCTGATAAAGCCCCTTTCGCCGGCGGCGCTGAAGGCAACGAACACGGCCAGGATCAGTAACAGAACGATCCAGACCCGCTGTCTTTCGCCCGGTTTCACAGTTCCCGTCTTCCGTCAGCCATTCGTGCCTCCCGAGATCCATTTCCTGAAGGCCCGTGTAAGATCCGCAACCCTCTCTTCCCTGTCTGCCTCCACGTACAGCCTTGCCACGGGTTCCGTTCCCGACAGTCTCAGGAGCACCCACGTCCGGTCGTCAAAAACCCACTTGGTACCGTCAATGGTGACAAGGTCCCGGGCCTCCTGTCCTCCAACCTCCCGGGGCGGGGTTTCCAGAAGCTCGCGAAGCCCCGTTACCAGCTCTTCGGTGAGAGGGAGGTTCACCCTCTTCGAGAACCTGGGCCCGTACCTGTCCGCCAGTTCGGCCGCAAGCTCGGACAGTGTCCGGCCCGCTGCCGCCACCATCTCGGCGACCAGCAGGCAGGCGAGGATCCCGTCCTTTTCGGGAACATGGCCTCTTACCGACATCCCGGCGCTCTCCTCGCCGCCCATGACAAGGCGGTCCCCGGAGATCATCTGCCCGATATACTTGAACCCGACGGGCGTCTCGTAGCACCGGCGGCCGTGGGCCGCGGCGATGGTATCGAGAAGTCCCGTGGTGGCCACGCTGCGGGCCAGGTCTCCCTGGACACCCTTCACGCGGATGAGGTAATCAGCCAGCAGAGCGAGGACGGTATTCGGAGGGTAAAACTCTCCGGCGCTGCCCACGATACCGAAACGGTCCGCGTCTCCGTCGGTGGATAACCCCAGCCCCTTGTTTTCGGCAACGATACCGGCCAGCTGGGCAAGCCGCCCCTCGGAAGGTTCCGGCGGGGCGCCCCCGAAAAGCGGATCCGGGTTCCCGTGGATGGTGGTGACGGAGCACCCGGCGTCCTCAAGTACCCGGTCCAGGTATCCGGCGCCGGTCCCGTAAAGAGCATCGTAGAAAACAGGGGGGCCCGAGCGTGCCACGAGCCCGAGGTCCACGATGGAAGAAAGTCTCGCGAGGTACTCCGGGGCAGGATCGACGGTCTCGACGCGTCCCGGTTTCGGTGACCGGGGGGGAAGGCCCTGCTCCCGGTATTGCCTGACCAGCTCCTCGATCCTCCCGGTTGTCTCGGGAAGGGCCGGCCCTCCCCAGGAGGTGCTGAACTTGATCCCCTGGTAGTTGCTGGGGTTGTGGCTGGCAGTGAAGTTGACACCGCCGCCCAACCCCCGGGACAGGATCAGGTAAGCCACGGCGGGAGTGGGCACCGGTTCGGCGCACAGGTAAACAGCCAGGCCCATGCCGCTGAGAATACGGGCCGCGTCGGCGGCGAAATCCTCACCCATGAACCTGGTGTCATGGCCGACGAGGACACCGCGTCGGGCTTCACCGCTCTCCACCATGTAACGGGCGATGGCCGCCGTCACGAACCGCGCCCGCTCGAATGTGAACTCGTCCGCGATGATGCCGCGCCATCCCGATGTGCCGAACTTGATCTCCAACAAAGACGCCCCCTTATTGCTGCATGTTCTCGACCTTCCTTGACCAGGTCTTTAGCTTGTCGCTGACGCCGCCAGGCGTGGCGCTCTCGGCGTAGATGTGGAAACAGGCGTGGTTGGAACTGGGATAGATCAGGACCCACCCGTCGCCTTCGTCGAACCGCACCCCTTCGATCCCCTTGGCGTCCTCCCCGAGTTCCTCCACGAGATGCCGCATCACCAGGCCCTTGGCCTCCCACGGGCAGGGAACGATGCTGTGCTGGAGGAACGCCTCCGGGAGGGAATCGACCAGGCCGCCAAGGGTCTCACCGGTACGCGCCATCATCTCGACCGTCTTGACGAGACAGAACATGGCGTCGAAGGAGGGATGAAAATCGGCAAAAGCGATACCCCCTTCTCCGTTCCCGGCCATGAATGCGCCGGACGTCACCGCCGTGTCCAGAAGGGCGCTGGGGTTGATGGGGGTCCTGAGGATCCGGCTCCCGTATTCGGCGGCGATCTTTTCGAGGTTGCCGCTGGCGCTGGCCGGCACGGCCACCATGCAGCCGGGGTTGGTTTTGAACACCAGCCGGGCGAGCACCTGGAGCATATTCCCGCCATCGATCCACCGGCCCTTCTCATCCAGGAGGAACAGGGTCTCCCCGCTGGCGCTGACGATGGCTCCAATGCCCGCATCGAGCCCTACCACGTACTGGGACAACTGGCGCACGGCGCGATCGAACTGCTTTGTGGTCCTGACCACCTTTTCCTCGTCACGGTGGGCGTTGAGAGACACCACCTCACAGCGGGTGCGGCCCAGCAGGGAAGGGAGCACCTTCAGGGTACTGCCGAAGGAGTAATCCACCACCACCCTCATCGGCGACGCGGCGATCGTCTCGAGATCGATCTTTTTCAGGAACACCTTTTCGTAGGATTCAGGCCCGTAGTCGGGGGCGCTGATGGACCCGGAGTTGTCCACCGTGGCCCGTTTGAAATCCATCCTGAAGAACAGCCGGTCGATCTCGTTGCGTTCGGCGGTCGTGAGTTCCCTTCCGTCCTCCCTGTAAAGGCGGATTTCGAGGATCTCCGGATCGGACGGGGCAAGCCTGACGTGAATTCCCCCCACGTCGCCCTGTGCCCTGATCTGGTGCCGGGCCACCGGTATGGGGACGATCCTGCAGTCGTGGACGTCGATCCCGATGGACAGGATGCCGGCGGCAATGGCTTCCCCCATCATCTTGGCAAGCCTGTGCATTCCCAGGGAAAGGGAAACAGCGGACCCTTCGGGCAGCGTGGCGCCGAAAGCGGCCCCCAGGCGGGCCATGAACTCGGGAGTGATCTCCCTGTTGGCCAGGCCCTGGATGATGCCGGAGGTAAACAGGGTACCCCGCCAGCGGGAACCCCAGATAAAATCACTGGCCAGGATGGCTTCGTCCTCGACGACCTTGTCCGGCCAGACCCTCACACCTGACCGGACGATGCTGCCCCGGCCGATGATGCAATCGTCGCTGACGATGGAGGCCTCCTCCACATTGGCCCTCGTTCGGATCTCGGTTCCGGACCCGATGACGCTTCCCGCGATGAAAGCCCCCTTACCTACCCGGACTCCGTCCCACAGGATGGACGAGCGCATGCGGACGCCGCCCTCAACGATCGATCCGGGGCCGATGAACGAATCGCGGATCCTGGCCCCGTCGCCTATCAGGGCCCCGTCCCCGATCACAACCAGGCCGGACAACCTGGCCCCCTCGGCGATCTCGGCGTTCTCACCCACGAAGACCGTGGCCTCGCTGGTTGTCCTCGCCTCGCCCGGGATGTTCAGGACGATGGTACCGGTGGCGATCTCCCGATGCAGCTGCAGGTACTCCATCGGGTTTCCAACATCCTTCCAGTAGCCCTGAGCCACGTACGCGCCCGGAGGGTTCCCCTCGGCCAGGAGGCCCGGGAAAACGTCCTTGGAAAAATCCCGGTTCTTGCCTGCGGGGATCCTGTCGAGGACCTCGGGCTGTATGATGTAGATCCCGGTGTTGATGGTGTCGCTGAACACCTCCCCCCAGGACGGTTTTTCCAGGAACCTGGAAACCTTGCCCTGATCGTCGGTGATCACGACACCGAAGGGCAGGGGGTTGTTGACCCTGGTCAGGACCATGGTCGCCAGTTCACCGCGGTCCCGGTGAAAATCGCACGCCTCGGTGAGATCGAAATCGGTGATGACGTCTCCGCTGATGACCAGGAAAGGCCCGTCAATGATATCGGCCACGGCACGCACCGCGCCTGCGGTGCCCAGGCCGCCCGGCGGATCCTGGTGATAGGAGATCCGGACCCCGAATCGGGAACCGTCCCCGAAATACTCTTCAATGGACTCGGGGAAAAAGTAGGTCAGCATGAGGATCTCGGAAAAACCGTGGCGGACCAGGAGATGGACGATGTGCTCGAGTATCGGAAGGTTGGCGACCGGTATCATCGGTTTGGGGCGCTTGATGGTCAGCGGCCTGAGCCGGGTTCCGTACCCGCCTGCCATGACAACGGCTTTCAAGACATCCACTCCCTTCGGGCG contains these protein-coding regions:
- a CDS encoding cell division protein ZapA, which gives rise to MPGRVDVEIFGKVYTVRGDKDPDYVRRVAEFVDRKMREISQVTETVSTSRIAILASLNIADELMTLLEESEELKVRIRDLTDRIGRSLGEKSP
- a CDS encoding SPOR domain-containing protein, coding for MARRSTQPRELVRLTPLQFSLAVSIVVLLAAGSGLAGYLYGYRKAMEKPETVQSPPAADQGVTAPSGRPGVDSQAPVTFYTTLTEQREHTPAKRDPPATEAPGTASPPISTSTPAPAVETSAAVARSGAIMLQVASYGKREAASRLLESLGGEGYAGTVVRADLGDRGVWYRVRIGPYGGEKEAGRVLKKLREERNLKGFVVNSTQ
- the argS gene encoding arginine--tRNA ligase translates to MKGTLSRIVRDALEMAAGEGEIQAKIPIPIIEMTRDRKFGDYATNVAMVLASRQGENPRQLAGKIAMRVSQADDAGFIAEVSVAGPGFINLTMTPGYWSYVLKGVLTDGARFARSDIGKGQKVQVEFVSANPTGPLHVGHGRGAALGDALANILQCAGYDVEREYYINDGGNQIRTLGVSVHARYLELCGVDAPFPEEGYKGEYVRDIAAKLREEEGDRYLEMETARAVEGIAVKAASWILDDIRDDLEQFGVVFDVWFSEKDLYDRGLVQQTLEDMEKRGGLYREDGALWFRSTDRDDDKDRVLVKSDGSLTYFASDVAYHRDKYERGFDRVVNVWGADHHGYVARMKAAVAALGRDMEDLQIVLVQLVSLVRKGQPVAMSTRGGQFVTLREVRDEVGRDAARFIFLTRKADSQLEFDLDLAKERSNDNPVYYVQYAHARICSILRNAAEQGIPMPDPETVEFGLLDLPEEKELIRHMAALPDVVEGAALSMEPHRITNYLRDIATTLHNYYYHHKVLTDDAAVTSARLSLVLGVRTAVATALALLGVAAPERM
- the rimI gene encoding ribosomal protein S18-alanine N-acetyltransferase, whose amino-acid sequence is MAPESRSPVSRALQIRPMGTADLDQVVVIEGNSFNHPWSREQFQAELSRSHVSRCYVAEFANGDHGGGGPEGPRIAGFVTAWLVADEIHITDVAVHPDMRGRGVARVLLEHVLEEVRSHGGRWCQLEVRVGNTAARGLYGKLGFETLGGRRGYYSDGEDAVVMGKELDLQSSSGV
- the tsaB gene encoding tRNA (adenosine(37)-N6)-threonylcarbamoyltransferase complex dimerization subunit type 1 TsaB, encoding MIILAADTSTTSGSVAVSGSDGTVHAVELDPALPHSQTLLPGIQRALAAAGLSREDVQAVAVGIGPGAFTGLRVGLATLKGWSAAAGLPMVPVVSLDAAALPLLRMGVPAMVVSDARKGEVYAACYPRLDEHGLPVRKGEIDLVPIEEMERWIAEAGERGAHLAGTGVRYLLDKGIGSSLAADGETDRVPLAEDILAIAAVMVDLGMTVDAAAVVPSYVRLPDARPPSPGTVITGSGTRDNGP
- a CDS encoding acyltransferase, whose amino-acid sequence is MTKIAGIQFAAKEDPETSLGKALELAALAVERGAGLIAFPELCTTRWFPNRMRQGNFELAEAVPGPATERLCLFAAQNDVVIVYPFFEMAGKGRYFNSTAVIDAGGKLLGIYRKIHIPNVTGWQEKFYFLPGDKGFPVFDTRIGRVGVQISWDIFFPEGSRILALKGAQLIVVPTANAHASHDRWERMMAGNALANGLFFLRVNRVGREEKQTFYGKSFCMNPHGELVHKPAGARDSVHISTIDLDEIPRTRQEWAFFRDRREDQYVEIRGRLLSADGLGIPPGLYSGGADDE